The Comamonas piscis region CTGGGCAGCTCGGGCAGCAGGAAGAAGCCGAACAGGCCGCCCTGGTGGTCCACGCTGAAAGGCACGCCAGCCGCATCGGCCTCGGCCTTGAGGCCCGCCATCAGCTGGCCCGTCTTGGCATGCAGCGCCTCATGGAAGCCGGGCTGGCTGATCAAGGCCAGGGTCTGCAGACCGCAGGCGGTGGCAATCGGGTTGCCCGACAAGGTGCCCGCCTGGTAGACGGGGCCCAGCGGCGAGAGTTTTTCCATGATCTCGCGGCGCGCACCAAAGGCCGCCATTGGCATGCCGCCGCCAATCACCTTGCCCAGCACGGTGATGTCGGGCTGGAAGCCTGGAATCTGCTGCGCATACAGGCTCTGGGCGCTGCCTAAGGCAACACGGAAGCCGGTCATCACCTCGTCGTAGATCAACAAGGCGCCGTGTTCCTTGGTCAGCTCGCTGATGCGGCGGGTAAAGGCGGTGCTGGCGCGCACAAAGTTCATGTTGCCGGCGATCGGCTCCATGATCACGCAGGCGATCTGGCCCTCGTACTTGGCAAAGGCTTCTTCCAGCTGCTCGATATCGTTGTATTCCAGAACGATGGTGTCCTGCACCACATGCTCGGGCACGCCGGCGGACGACGAGGCGCCAAAGGTTGCCAGGCCGGAGCCAGCCTTGACCAGCAGCGCATCGGCATGGCCGTGGTAGCAACCGTTGAACTTGAGGATCTTGTTGCGGCCGGTGTAGCCCCGGGCGAGGCGGATGGCGCTCATGCCCGCCTCGGTGCCGGAGCTGACCAGGCGCACCATGTCCATTGAGGGCATGAGTGCCAGGATGGCTTCTGATAGCGCGATCTCGCGCTCGGTGGGGGCACCGAAGGAGAAGCCCTCCAGCAGGGCCGCTTGCACAGCGCTCAGCACCTGCGGATGGCCATGGCCCAAAATCATCGGCCCCCAGGAGCCGATGTAGTCCACATACTGTTTGTCATTCGCATCAAACAGGTGGGCGCCTTGGGCGCGGGCGATGAAGGCGGGCGTGCCGCCGACCGCATTGAAGGCCCGCACGGGCGAGTTCACGCCACCGGGGATGACCTGGCGGGCACGTTCGAACAACTGGGCGTTTTTATCAATCGACATAGGGGCTCACAACTAGACTGGCCTTGGATTGTCGGCCAATCGACAGCACGGGGCTGTCAAATCGGTATTCACTGCAGTGTATTGCGCAGGTTTTGGGTGCTGCCGGCCGTGCCGTCGGCGTCCTCGGGCTCTTCCTCGCCCGCTTCCTCGCCCGCTTCTTCCTCGTCTTCGTCATCGGCATGCACCCAGAAGAGGCGGTCGGGAATGGTCTTGCCCATGCCGGGGCGCAGCCCGCCTTCAAGGCATTTGTCCAGGTAGGTCATGGCCTCGGCCGTCGCATCGCTCAGGGGCACCTCGGTGGCGAGCAAGGCGGTCAGCGCGGCGCTGAGGGTGTCGCCGGCACCGATGTACTCGGTTTCGAACAGCTCGAACTCGCCGCTGCCATAGATGGTGTCAGCCGAGGCGAGCACGTTTTCCACATGCTGGTCATGGGTGGGAATGCCAGTCACCAGCACAAAGGGCACGCCGTGTTCGGCAGCGGCCTTGGCAATATCGCGGGGGCTGGGGCGGTGTTCGGAGGTGCGGTCGGGTAGCAGCCAGCGCCACAGCAGGCCATAGGCGCCGACCAGTACCGTTACTTGCGGCAACAGCAGTTCCTGGTAGGCATCCAGGTAGTCATCAATCAGTTCACTGTCCCACCAGGCCATACCGGTGACATAAGCCACCACCGGCAGATCCGGGTAGTCGATGGTTACTTCTGCACACACTCGTACATTTTCGATCGATCCCAGAAAGCCCAATTTGATCGCGCGGATCGGAATATCCTGCAAAACAGTCTGCGCCTGTTGTTGTACCGCATCATCTGGCAGCGCATAAAAATCGATGGTGTCGAGCGTATCGCGGATCAGGGCACCGGTGACCACGGTGCAAGGGTGGCCACCCATGGAGGCCACGGCCAGTGCATCGGCATTGGTCCCGCCTGCGCCACTGGGGTCATTGGCGTTGAAACACAGGATACTGGCGGTATCAATGGTGGCGGCCAAGGTGCTCTCGCTCGGGCTGGATTCTGGCTGGTTTGTCAAGGAGGATGTCATAGGTCAACGAGATAGGGCACATTGATGCAGGAATCACCGTCAAAACTGTGTTGAAAAGCTACAATCGTTGCATTCTATGTAAAGCCTCTGTAAGCTTTTCAAAATTAGGAGCAGGGACGACGGGTGCAGTGTACGCGCAGTGGTGCAAAATGCATCTCCAGCACATGTGGATTCGTCGAAGAAAAATTGCCAATAGGGCGCATGTGATCAATGCAAACGGGTGGGAGGGGCTTTGTCAGCCTTGGCTGCCGCGTGCATTCACATTTCATGACATGCAATGAGGAGGGTGGCCGGTGACAGTTTCCGCAGACAACTTCAAGGTATTGGTGGTTGACGATAGCAATACCATTCGCAGAAGTGCTGAGATTTTTCTGAAGCAAGGCGGCTATGAAGTGCTGCTTGCCGAAGATGGCTTCGATGCCCTCTCCAAAATCAACGATTTCAAGCCGGACATGGTGTTTTGCGACATCCTGATGCCCAAACTGGACGGCTACCAAACCTGCGCCATCGT contains the following coding sequences:
- the thiD gene encoding bifunctional hydroxymethylpyrimidine kinase/phosphomethylpyrimidine kinase gives rise to the protein MTNQPESSPSESTLAATIDTASILCFNANDPSGAGGTNADALAVASMGGHPCTVVTGALIRDTLDTIDFYALPDDAVQQQAQTVLQDIPIRAIKLGFLGSIENVRVCAEVTIDYPDLPVVAYVTGMAWWDSELIDDYLDAYQELLLPQVTVLVGAYGLLWRWLLPDRTSEHRPSPRDIAKAAAEHGVPFVLVTGIPTHDQHVENVLASADTIYGSGEFELFETEYIGAGDTLSAALTALLATEVPLSDATAEAMTYLDKCLEGGLRPGMGKTIPDRLFWVHADDEDEEEAGEEAGEEEPEDADGTAGSTQNLRNTLQ
- a CDS encoding response regulator, producing the protein MTVSADNFKVLVVDDSNTIRRSAEIFLKQGGYEVLLAEDGFDALSKINDFKPDMVFCDILMPKLDGYQTCAIVKRNDAFASTPVVMLSSKDGVFDKARGRMVGCEDYLTKPFTKDQLLETVGRFVAER
- the hemL gene encoding glutamate-1-semialdehyde 2,1-aminomutase — protein: MSIDKNAQLFERARQVIPGGVNSPVRAFNAVGGTPAFIARAQGAHLFDANDKQYVDYIGSWGPMILGHGHPQVLSAVQAALLEGFSFGAPTEREIALSEAILALMPSMDMVRLVSSGTEAGMSAIRLARGYTGRNKILKFNGCYHGHADALLVKAGSGLATFGASSSAGVPEHVVQDTIVLEYNDIEQLEEAFAKYEGQIACVIMEPIAGNMNFVRASTAFTRRISELTKEHGALLIYDEVMTGFRVALGSAQSLYAQQIPGFQPDITVLGKVIGGGMPMAAFGARREIMEKLSPLGPVYQAGTLSGNPIATACGLQTLALISQPGFHEALHAKTGQLMAGLKAEADAAGVPFSVDHQGGLFGFFLLPELPSHYEAVMKSDKPLFNKFFHGMLSRGHYFAPALYEAGFVSSAHTDADIQATIEAAREVFKTL